One Camelus dromedarius isolate mCamDro1 chromosome 6, mCamDro1.pat, whole genome shotgun sequence genomic region harbors:
- the LOC105096348 gene encoding trace amine-associated receptor 8: protein MTSNLSQPAAVQLCYENVNGSCIKTPYSPGSRVILYTLFGFGSLVAVFGNLLVMTSVLHFKQLHSPTNFLIASLACADFLVGVTVMPFSLVRSVESCWYFGARFCALHSCCDVAFCYSSVFHLCFISIDRYIAVTDPLVYPTKFTVSVSGICIGLSWVLPIAYSGAVFYTGVSDDGMEELVSALSCIGGCQIVVNQQWVLIDFLLFFIPTLVMIILYSKIFLIAKQQAVKIENTGSKAESSSESYKARVARRERKAAKILGVTVVAFMIAWLPYTMDTLIDAYMGFTTPAYIYEICCWGAYYNSAMNPLIYALFYPWFRKAIKVILRGGLFKDTSSTISLFSE from the coding sequence ATGACCAGCAATCTTTCCCAACCTGCAGCTGTGCAGCTCTGCTATGAGAATGTGAATGGGTCTTGTATTAAAACTCCCTACTCACCCGGCTCTCGGGTGATTCTGTACACACTGTTTGGCTTTGGGTCTTTAGTGGCTGTGTTCGGAAACCTCTTGGTGATGACATCAGTTCTTCACTTCAAGCAGCTGCATTCTCCAACCAATTTTCTCATCGCCTCTCTGGCCTGTGCTGACTTTCTGGTGGGAGTGACTGTGATGCCTTTCAGCCTGGTCAGGTCCGTAGAGAGCTGCTGGTATTTTGGAGCCAGATTCTGTGCCCTTCACAGTTGCTGTGATGTGGCATTTTGTTACTCTTCTGTCTTCCACTTGTGCTTCATCTCCATCGACAGGTACATTGCTGTGACGGACCCTCTGGTCTATCCCACCAAGTTCACGGTGTCTGTGTCAGGCATATGCATCGGCCTCTCCTGGGTCCTGCCCATTGCTTACAGCGGTGCTGTGTTCTACACAGGTGTCAGTGATGATGGGATGGAGGAATTAGTAAGTGCTCTCAGCTGTATAGGTGGTTGTCAAATTGTTGTAAATCAGCAATGGGTTTTGATAGATTTTCTGTTATTCTTCATACCTACTCTTGTTATGATCATTCTTTACAGTAAGATTTTTCTCATAGCTAAACAACAAGCtgtaaaaattgaaaatactgGTAGCAAAGCAGAATCATCCTCAGAAAGTTACAAAGCCAGAGTggccaggagagagagaaaagcagccaAAATCCTGGGGGTCACCGTGGTAGCATTTATGATTGCATGGTTACCATACACCATGGATACATTAATTGATGCTTATATGGGCTTCACAACCCCTGCCTATATTTATGAGATTTGCTGTTGGGGTGCTTATTATAACTCAGCCATGAACCCTTtgatttatgctttattttatccATGGTTTAGGAAAgccataaaagttattttaagggGGGGACTTTTTAAGGATACTTCATCAACCATTAGTTTATTTTCAGAATGA